One Zymoseptoria tritici IPO323 chromosome 3, whole genome shotgun sequence genomic region harbors:
- the TLP2 gene encoding trypsin-like serine protease (Trypsin-like serine protease) codes for MVHFQSLALPAIFAAGAAAKPLYRQQQVESANITTPNIDITIADNNNVTNSAATVFLRNQTTISYRWDTGYDLSDVQVLKVDEDIPELTVLSASSTNISSSSSRLQSSNESTIAELAPYIPDSNSTSNLLSKLRRWINGPDDRELYVNPNWPWRNAGRLYWSNGVVCSGSLVGPRHILTAKHCVVSGATGTFSPGYDNGPQFGSAAITNIIVNSVPGGNACGVKNDWAIMILDNNNRLGEKLGYFGVRLPNKDRLGWNGLTTLGYPGDRSGTQQPYRVLRNELLADKPWDCDAEGPMYTDTDVSGGQSGGALWEREGDARYVWGALSVSITDGSEAWAGWAGGSGMLNSVAKMREQFP; via the coding sequence ATGGTTCATTTTCAATCATTGGCGCTTCCTGCCATCTTCGCAGCAGGAGCCGCTGCTAAGCCGCTCTACCGACAACAACAGGTCGAAAGCGCCAACATCACCACAcccaacatcgacatcacaATCGCAGATAACAACAACGTCACCAACAGCGCAGCCACCGTCTTCCTCCGCAACCAAACAACAATCTCCTACCGGTGGGACACAGGCTACGACCTCTCCGACGTCCAAGTCCTCAAAGTCGACGAAGACATCCCCGAGCTCACCGTCCTctctgcctcctccaccaacatcTCTTCCTCCAGTTCCCGCCTCCAATCCTCCAATGAATCCACCATCGCCGAACTCGCCCCTTACATCCCTGACTCcaactccacctccaacctcctctccaaactCCGCCGTTGGATCAATGGCCCCGACGACCGCGAACTCTACGTCAACCCCAACTGGCCCTGGCGCAACGCCGGCCGCCTCTACTGGTCCAACGGCGTGGTCTGCTCCGGCTCCCTCGTCGGCCCACGCCACATCTTGACAGCAAAACACTGCGTCGTCTCCGGCGCGACAGGGACCTTCTCCCCGGGTTACGACAACGGTCCGCAATTCGGCTCCGCGGCGATTACGAACATCATCGTCAATTCCGTCCCTGGAGGAAACGCGTGTGGTGTGAAGAACGACTGGGCCATCATGATTCTCGATAATAACAACCGACTAGGAGAGAAGTTGGGCTACTTTGGCGTGCGGTTGCCGAATAAGGATAGGCTGGGGTGGAATGGGCTTACGACGTTGGGGTACCCCGGTGATCGATCGGGGACGCAGCAGCCGTATCGCGTGTTGAGGAATGAGTTGCTGGCGGATAAACCTTGGGATTGTGATGCGGAGGGGCCGATGTACACGGATACGGATGTGAGCGGAGGGCAGAGTGGGGGTGCGTtgtgggagagggagggggaTGCGAGGTACGTTTGGGGTGCGCTCAGCGTTAGTATTACGGACGGGAGTGAGGCGTGGGCGGGGTGGGCGGGGGGGAGTGGGATGTTGAATAGTGTTGCGAAGATGAGGGAGCAGTTTCCTTAG